A single region of the Alteriqipengyuania flavescens genome encodes:
- a CDS encoding Mrp/NBP35 family ATP-binding protein translates to MDEPPAARRSLSADDLPDAIAGRVQRLTLEGGIATCILDAGGLGAGERAQLEDGARAALLGVAGVDDVRIALTGERVKRQLVAIGSGKGGVGKSTLTANLAVALAQMGHKVGVIDADIYGPSQAKLLDCEGVKAEAQGKQLVALESPHGVRVLSMAHLIEPGRAIAWRGPMAAGALTQLVEADWGDAEILLMDLPPGTGDVQITMLQKHRPDGAVIVSTPQDLALIDAMRAGQLFEQGQVPVIGLVENMAGYVCPHCGEASDPFGRGGVETAAQRLDIPFLGRIPLTMELRRASDAGTPLATGVEAQGFSTIAQALAGWLAVTGR, encoded by the coding sequence ATGGACGAACCCCCCGCAGCGCGCCGCAGTCTTTCCGCAGACGACCTGCCCGATGCCATCGCAGGCCGGGTCCAGCGGCTGACGCTGGAAGGCGGGATTGCGACCTGCATCCTGGATGCAGGCGGCCTCGGCGCGGGCGAGCGGGCGCAGCTGGAGGATGGCGCGCGGGCCGCGCTGCTCGGCGTGGCCGGCGTCGACGACGTGCGGATCGCCCTGACCGGGGAGCGGGTGAAGCGGCAGCTGGTCGCCATCGGATCGGGCAAGGGCGGGGTCGGCAAGTCCACGCTGACTGCCAACCTCGCGGTGGCGCTGGCGCAGATGGGCCACAAGGTGGGCGTGATCGACGCCGATATCTACGGGCCGAGCCAGGCGAAACTGCTCGATTGCGAGGGCGTGAAGGCGGAGGCGCAAGGCAAGCAGCTGGTCGCGCTGGAGAGCCCGCACGGGGTGCGCGTGCTTTCCATGGCCCATTTGATCGAGCCGGGCCGCGCGATCGCATGGCGTGGGCCGATGGCGGCAGGGGCACTGACCCAGCTGGTCGAGGCCGACTGGGGCGATGCGGAAATCCTGCTGATGGATTTGCCGCCCGGCACCGGCGACGTGCAGATCACCATGCTGCAGAAACACCGGCCCGACGGCGCGGTGATCGTTTCCACGCCGCAGGACCTGGCGCTGATCGACGCGATGCGCGCAGGGCAATTGTTCGAGCAGGGGCAGGTGCCGGTGATCGGGCTGGTAGAGAACATGGCGGGCTATGTCTGCCCCCATTGCGGGGAAGCGAGCGACCCGTTCGGGCGCGGCGGGGTGGAAACGGCGGCGCAGCGCCTCGACATCCCCTTCCTCGGCCGCATCCCGCTGACCATGGAGCTGCGGCGGGCGAGCGATGCCGGAACGCCGCTGGCCACGGGGGTGGAAGCGCAGGGCTTTTCCACCATCGCGCAGGCGCTGGCCGGCTGGCTGGCAGTGACTGGACGTTAG
- the hflK gene encoding protease modulator HflK produces the protein MTKSGGFFGRIALAMAGKRNPWGGSSGSGGNGDGGKPSGSGGGSGGDGPRNPWLPGGGGDDGRKRRSASIEDIFKNRGPEGPRRTGGGGPGGPNFRMPQRPGGKSWVPVIVVLFVALFLVVTMFHQVGPKEQAVVKTLGSYSRTLDPGLHITLPAPIETVEIVPVQTVVGVRIPTDGQQQKLILTGDQNLVDLTYIVRWNIKDLENYKFRLVEPQETVTEVAEAAMRASVAEKTLDQTFSGQGRAEIELAVRERMQRVLDGYQAGIRVLGVEIDKSDPPAEVNDAFRDVSVAEQNADAARNRSRGYAQQVLSLAEGESEAFNKVYEQYRLAPEVTRRRLYYETMEKVLSNTDKTIVEPRGVTPYLPLPEVRRRAQEGQTATPAAPATGGQ, from the coding sequence ATGACAAAATCGGGTGGGTTCTTCGGGCGCATCGCGCTCGCCATGGCAGGTAAACGCAATCCCTGGGGGGGCAGCAGCGGTTCTGGCGGAAACGGCGACGGCGGAAAGCCGTCCGGCTCCGGTGGTGGTTCGGGGGGTGACGGCCCGCGCAATCCCTGGCTTCCCGGTGGCGGCGGCGACGACGGCAGGAAGCGCCGGTCCGCCTCCATCGAGGATATCTTCAAGAACCGCGGCCCCGAAGGCCCGCGCCGCACCGGCGGCGGTGGCCCCGGCGGCCCCAACTTCCGCATGCCCCAGCGCCCCGGCGGCAAGAGCTGGGTTCCGGTCATCGTGGTGCTGTTCGTCGCGCTGTTCCTGGTCGTGACGATGTTCCACCAGGTCGGGCCGAAGGAACAGGCCGTCGTGAAAACGCTGGGTAGCTATTCCCGCACCCTCGACCCGGGGCTCCATATCACCCTGCCCGCACCCATCGAGACGGTCGAAATCGTCCCCGTCCAGACGGTGGTCGGGGTCAGGATCCCGACAGACGGCCAGCAGCAGAAGCTGATCCTGACTGGCGACCAGAACCTGGTCGACCTGACCTATATCGTGCGCTGGAACATCAAGGATCTCGAAAACTACAAGTTCCGCCTGGTCGAGCCGCAAGAAACGGTGACCGAAGTGGCCGAAGCGGCGATGCGCGCATCGGTGGCGGAAAAGACCCTCGACCAGACTTTCTCGGGCCAGGGGCGTGCCGAAATCGAGCTCGCCGTGCGCGAACGCATGCAGCGCGTGCTGGACGGTTACCAGGCCGGTATCCGGGTGCTGGGCGTGGAAATCGACAAGTCCGACCCGCCGGCCGAGGTCAACGATGCCTTCCGCGACGTTTCCGTCGCCGAACAGAACGCCGATGCCGCCCGTAACCGCTCGCGCGGCTATGCGCAGCAGGTTCTCAGCCTGGCGGAAGGTGAATCCGAGGCCTTCAACAAGGTCTACGAACAGTACCGGCTCGCCCCCGAAGTGACCCGCCGCCGCCTGTATTACGAGACCATGGAAAAAGTGCTGTCGAACACGGACAAGACCATCGTGGAACCGCGCGGCGTGACACCGTACCTGCCGCTGCCCGAAGTGCGCCGCCGCGCGCAGGAAGGGCAGACCGCAACGCCCGCCGCGCCGGCCACGGGGGGCCAGTAA
- the hflC gene encoding protease modulator HflC: MEKLWTNHKLSVIAVIALLVLFAMSAFIVPEEKQAVVIRTGEPVYTYNTAGGSTGSGLWLKLPIVDQVELVEKRILDLDMTDQEVLSSDQQRLVVNAYARFRIVNPVRMVERAGNEDGVRTALEPILNSVLRQELGRRTFQAMLTAERGSALANVRANLDRQARQYGAEVIDVQIKRTDLPEGDPLQAAFERMRSDRQREAQEIRAEGDRDARIIRAEADAEAARIYAEAFGKDPGFYDFYRAMQSYDQTFRGEGNTGESSIILSPDNEYLNRFRNPGQ, encoded by the coding sequence ATGGAAAAGCTCTGGACCAACCACAAGCTGTCCGTGATTGCCGTGATCGCGCTGCTCGTCCTCTTCGCGATGAGCGCCTTCATCGTCCCGGAGGAAAAGCAGGCCGTCGTCATCCGCACCGGTGAGCCGGTGTATACCTATAACACCGCAGGCGGCAGCACGGGTTCGGGCCTGTGGCTCAAGTTGCCCATCGTCGACCAGGTCGAACTGGTCGAGAAGCGCATCCTCGACCTCGACATGACCGATCAGGAAGTGTTGTCGAGCGACCAGCAGCGCCTGGTCGTCAACGCCTACGCCCGGTTCCGCATCGTCAATCCGGTCCGGATGGTCGAACGCGCCGGCAACGAAGATGGCGTGCGGACCGCGCTCGAACCGATCCTGAACTCCGTGCTGCGGCAGGAACTGGGCCGGCGCACGTTCCAGGCCATGCTGACCGCCGAACGCGGCAGCGCGCTTGCCAACGTGCGCGCCAACCTCGACCGGCAGGCGCGGCAATATGGCGCCGAGGTGATAGACGTGCAGATCAAGCGCACCGACTTGCCCGAAGGCGATCCCCTGCAGGCCGCGTTCGAACGGATGCGTTCCGACCGCCAGCGCGAGGCGCAGGAAATCCGGGCGGAGGGCGACCGCGATGCCCGCATCATCCGCGCCGAAGCCGACGCAGAGGCCGCGCGCATCTATGCCGAGGCGTTCGGCAAGGATCCGGGCTTCTACGACTTCTACCGGGCCATGCAGAGCTACGACCAGACCTTCCGCGGCGAAGGCAATACGGGCGAAAGCAGCATCATCCTGTCGCCCGACAACGAATATTTGAACCGCTTCCGCAACCCCGGCCAGTAA
- a CDS encoding Do family serine endopeptidase translates to MRQRRAGETRNDKDVKPVRYAYSITTALLLSGATVSLLTGVPAGAQVAQNDDSRMSSVVPRAGAPASFADLTEQLQPAVVNIFTRQSVEVQNPFAGTPLARRFGNNGPVRREGQSLGSGFLISADGYIVTNNHVIAPGSRNATVDEITVRLADGTEYEAELVGADPASDLAVLKISRREDFPFVEFGDSANARAGDWVIAIGNPFGLGGTVTSGIISAVLRTAGGGAYDRYIQTDASINSGNSGGPLFDMSGNVIGINSNILSPSGGNVGIGFAIPAETAQPIVETLMAGRSVERGFLGIGIRPVDEDTAAALGIPEDRGEIVQSLTPGQPAAAAGLREGDIVLEVNNREVTREQTLSFLVANIAPGTRIPLTIFRDGRERTVNVTVGQRPSEQELQQQNFDPESDQPMPGMGEGSATVEEALGLQVFPLTPDLARRLRVDAGTEGLVINAIDPASDAATKGLRRGFVILTANYQPVTTVEQLEEVIAEAKERDRPALLLRIQPIGQNPAYVPVRLR, encoded by the coding sequence GTGCGCCAGCGCCGGGCGGGAGAGACAAGGAACGACAAGGACGTGAAGCCCGTGCGCTATGCCTATTCCATCACCACTGCCCTGCTGCTGAGCGGGGCGACCGTATCGCTGCTGACCGGGGTGCCTGCGGGCGCTCAGGTCGCCCAGAACGACGATTCCCGGATGAGCAGCGTGGTCCCGCGCGCCGGCGCGCCCGCCAGCTTCGCCGACCTCACCGAACAGTTGCAGCCCGCGGTCGTCAACATCTTCACGCGCCAGAGCGTGGAGGTGCAGAACCCGTTCGCGGGCACGCCCCTGGCGCGCCGCTTCGGCAACAACGGCCCGGTCCGCCGCGAAGGCCAGTCATTGGGTTCCGGCTTTCTGATCAGCGCCGATGGCTACATCGTGACCAACAATCACGTCATCGCCCCCGGTAGCCGCAACGCCACCGTGGACGAGATCACGGTGCGCCTGGCCGATGGCACCGAATACGAAGCGGAACTGGTCGGCGCCGACCCGGCGAGCGACCTTGCCGTGCTCAAGATTTCGCGGCGGGAGGACTTCCCCTTCGTTGAATTCGGCGATTCGGCAAATGCGAGGGCCGGCGACTGGGTGATTGCCATCGGCAACCCCTTCGGACTGGGCGGTACCGTGACGAGCGGCATCATCTCCGCCGTCCTGCGCACCGCCGGCGGGGGCGCTTACGACCGCTACATCCAGACCGATGCCAGCATCAATTCGGGTAATTCCGGCGGGCCGCTGTTCGACATGAGCGGTAACGTGATCGGCATCAACAGCAATATCCTCTCGCCGTCGGGCGGCAATGTCGGCATCGGCTTCGCCATACCGGCTGAAACCGCGCAGCCTATCGTGGAAACGCTGATGGCGGGCCGTTCCGTCGAACGCGGCTTTCTGGGCATCGGCATCCGTCCGGTAGACGAGGATACGGCGGCCGCGCTCGGCATTCCGGAAGACCGCGGCGAGATCGTCCAGAGCCTGACCCCCGGCCAGCCGGCCGCGGCCGCGGGCCTGCGCGAAGGCGACATCGTGCTGGAAGTGAACAACCGGGAAGTGACGCGCGAACAGACGCTGTCCTTCCTCGTTGCCAATATCGCACCGGGCACGCGCATCCCGCTGACCATTTTCCGCGACGGGCGCGAGCGCACCGTGAACGTGACCGTGGGCCAGCGGCCGAGCGAGCAGGAATTGCAGCAGCAGAACTTCGATCCCGAAAGCGACCAGCCGATGCCCGGCATGGGCGAAGGCAGCGCCACGGTGGAAGAGGCGCTGGGCCTGCAGGTCTTCCCGCTGACGCCCGACCTGGCGCGCCGCCTGCGCGTGGATGCGGGCACCGAAGGGCTGGTCATCAACGCGATCGACCCGGCCTCCGACGCGGCCACCAAGGGCCTGCGCCGCGGCTTCGTGATCCTGACTGCCAACTACCAGCCGGTGACGACCGTCGAACAGCTGGAAGAGGTCATTGCCGAGGCCAAGGAGCGGGATCGCCCGGCGCTGCTGCTGCGCATCCAGCCGATCGGCCAGAACCCCGCCTACGTGCCGGTCCGCCTGCGCTAG
- a CDS encoding transglycosylase domain-containing protein, whose translation MARKRSVGSRARPQDKVRAEARERAARRPQKPSRRKAEPKERGPVWKWTRRFLIGGTFAALLGALALGLAVFFAARNLPSFTTLKASQAGQTIVVRAKDGTEMVELGPSYGQWLRSDEIPEVMKTAMISVEDRRFYSHFGVDPLGLGRAVYNAFRDDKRVGATSTITQQLARNVFLNNNRTLDRKLREGILALALESKFSKEQLLELYLNKVYFGGGAYGIDSASRKFFSHSARDLTLAEAAIIAGLVKAPSRYAPTADINAAVSRANVVIMQMRKYGGLSPGEAAQVDVSSVNIKTDTNQNSVRYFTDWVLPQLDLYLPDTREPIEVYTTLDLGMQRAATAAIKDNVPSGAQGALVGLDRDGAILAMVGGTDYVTSNYNRATKAVRQPGSSWKLFVYLAALEAGFVPDDIVTDEKVTIDGWTPRNSGGGYAGDMTMRTAFALSRNTVAAQLGNEVGFTSVAGMARRFGITTPISTYPSMVLGSNEVRLIDMARAFASVSARGRSIEPYGIVKVTGQNGNLLYQHSKPRTYQLVPDHVAAGMLDLLQAAVQTGTGRAAQIGRPVAGKTGTTSSNKDGYFAGFSSGITAAVWMGRDDAKRVSGLQGGRAPAAAFAAFMRYAVKDRPIEEFDTDLNLPEWQLEPDEQEYQYTEPEDYYFIDEQGNLIEPDRNSPRGNGNLVDPDGNPIQPGAGSGGGQPMPTGRPAPPAADDDFLDRATGNTRRVPTRQPDVRRPAPARTPPPPQPLPPPDQGAAVAPREVRIITGRSD comes from the coding sequence ATGGCACGCAAGCGGAGCGTAGGCTCCAGGGCCAGGCCACAGGACAAGGTCCGCGCCGAGGCGCGCGAGCGAGCCGCGCGCCGTCCGCAGAAACCTTCGCGCCGCAAGGCCGAACCGAAGGAGCGCGGTCCTGTCTGGAAATGGACCCGCCGGTTCCTGATCGGCGGGACGTTCGCGGCGCTGCTCGGCGCGCTGGCGCTGGGGCTCGCCGTGTTCTTCGCCGCGCGCAACCTGCCCAGCTTTACCACGCTCAAGGCTTCGCAGGCCGGCCAGACCATCGTCGTGCGGGCGAAAGACGGCACGGAGATGGTCGAGCTGGGGCCGAGCTACGGCCAGTGGCTGCGCTCCGACGAGATACCCGAAGTGATGAAGACCGCGATGATTTCGGTCGAGGACCGGCGGTTCTACAGCCACTTCGGCGTCGACCCGCTGGGCCTCGGCCGCGCGGTCTACAATGCCTTCCGCGACGACAAGCGGGTGGGCGCTACCTCGACCATCACCCAGCAGCTGGCGCGCAACGTCTTCCTCAATAACAACCGCACGCTCGACCGCAAGCTGCGCGAAGGCATCCTGGCGCTGGCGCTGGAAAGCAAGTTTTCCAAGGAACAGCTGCTCGAGCTCTATCTCAACAAGGTCTATTTCGGCGGCGGCGCGTACGGGATCGACAGCGCCAGCCGGAAATTCTTCAGCCATTCCGCCCGCGACCTGACGCTGGCGGAAGCGGCGATCATCGCCGGGCTGGTGAAGGCGCCCAGCCGCTATGCGCCCACCGCCGATATCAACGCCGCCGTAAGCCGCGCCAACGTGGTCATCATGCAGATGCGCAAATACGGCGGCCTCTCGCCCGGCGAGGCGGCGCAGGTCGACGTGTCTTCGGTCAACATCAAGACGGACACCAACCAGAATTCGGTGCGCTATTTCACCGACTGGGTCCTGCCGCAGCTCGACCTCTACCTGCCCGACACGCGCGAGCCGATCGAGGTTTACACCACGCTCGACCTCGGCATGCAGCGCGCGGCGACGGCGGCGATCAAGGACAACGTGCCGTCTGGTGCACAAGGCGCGCTGGTGGGGCTGGACCGCGACGGGGCGATCCTCGCCATGGTCGGCGGCACCGATTACGTCACCAGCAATTACAACCGCGCGACCAAGGCGGTGCGCCAGCCCGGCTCCTCGTGGAAGCTGTTCGTCTATCTCGCGGCACTGGAAGCGGGTTTCGTGCCCGACGACATCGTGACCGACGAAAAGGTGACGATCGACGGCTGGACGCCGCGCAATTCGGGCGGTGGCTATGCCGGCGACATGACGATGCGCACCGCCTTCGCCCTGTCGCGCAACACGGTGGCGGCGCAACTGGGGAACGAGGTCGGCTTTACCAGCGTGGCGGGCATGGCGCGGCGGTTCGGCATCACGACGCCGATCTCCACCTATCCTTCCATGGTGCTGGGCTCTAACGAGGTGCGCCTGATCGACATGGCGCGCGCCTTTGCCAGCGTCTCGGCGCGCGGACGCTCGATCGAGCCCTACGGCATCGTCAAGGTGACCGGGCAGAACGGCAACCTCCTTTACCAGCACAGCAAGCCGCGCACCTACCAGCTGGTGCCCGACCACGTGGCCGCGGGCATGCTCGACCTGCTGCAGGCGGCGGTGCAGACGGGCACGGGCCGCGCGGCGCAGATCGGCCGGCCGGTCGCGGGCAAGACCGGCACCACCAGCTCCAACAAGGACGGGTATTTCGCGGGCTTTTCCAGCGGGATCACGGCGGCGGTGTGGATGGGCCGCGACGATGCGAAGCGCGTCAGCGGCCTGCAGGGCGGCCGCGCGCCGGCCGCCGCCTTCGCCGCCTTCATGCGCTATGCCGTGAAGGACCGTCCGATCGAGGAATTCGATACGGACCTGAACCTGCCGGAATGGCAACTTGAGCCGGACGAACAGGAATACCAGTACACCGAGCCGGAGGATTACTATTTCATCGACGAGCAGGGGAACCTGATCGAGCCCGACCGCAACAGCCCGCGCGGTAACGGCAACCTCGTCGATCCGGACGGCAATCCGATCCAGCCTGGCGCGGGTTCCGGCGGCGGTCAGCCGATGCCGACGGGGCGCCCGGCGCCGCCTGCAGCGGACGACGATTTCCTCGACCGGGCCACGGGCAACACCCGGCGCGTGCCCACCCGCCAGCCGGACGTGCGCAGGCCCGCCCCTGCGCGAACGCCGCCGCCGCCCCAGCCCCTGCCGCCGCCCGACCAGGGCGCGGCGGTCGCTCCGCGGGAAGTGCGGATCATCACCGGACGCAGCGACTAG
- the msrB gene encoding peptide-methionine (R)-S-oxide reductase MsrB produces MPDNKLDISEAEWRERLTPEQYHVLREGGTERAFTGALDKNKEPGEYLCAACGQKLFESEAKYDSGSGWPSFFQPTAVDAVDEERDTSHGMIRTEVKCSNCGSHLGHLFPDGPRPTGMRYCINSAALEFDAE; encoded by the coding sequence ATGCCCGATAACAAGCTCGACATTTCAGAAGCCGAATGGCGCGAACGGCTGACGCCCGAACAGTACCACGTCCTGCGCGAAGGCGGGACCGAACGGGCCTTCACCGGCGCGCTCGACAAGAACAAGGAGCCGGGCGAGTACCTGTGCGCCGCCTGCGGGCAGAAACTGTTCGAAAGCGAAGCGAAATACGACAGCGGATCAGGTTGGCCGAGCTTCTTCCAGCCGACCGCCGTCGATGCGGTGGACGAGGAACGCGATACCTCCCACGGCATGATCCGGACCGAGGTGAAATGCTCCAACTGCGGCAGCCACCTGGGCCACCTGTTCCCCGACGGGCCGCGCCCGACCGGCATGCGTTATTGCATCAATTCCGCCGCGCTGGAGTTCGACGCGGAGTAA
- a CDS encoding glutathione S-transferase family protein encodes MWQLHSFPLCPFSRKVRLALSEKGVTYEIWREHPWEGRDAFLALNPAGRTPVLRHKGKDITLIDSQAICEFLDDAVERSPLIPGNAIRRAEIRRLVALFDGNFYEDVTGPLLVEKMKKRIVAKAPPDSRTLREVMRLAAQHLEYIDWLVDSRRWLGGSRISLADFAAASHISVADYLGGIDWDGHEEALGWYRVMKSRPSFRPLLAERMEGIHPPAHYAQVD; translated from the coding sequence ATGTGGCAGCTCCATTCCTTTCCCCTGTGCCCCTTCAGCCGCAAGGTGCGCCTCGCGCTGAGCGAGAAGGGTGTCACCTATGAGATCTGGCGGGAGCATCCGTGGGAAGGGCGCGACGCGTTCCTCGCCCTCAACCCCGCCGGCCGCACGCCGGTGCTGCGACACAAAGGCAAGGACATCACGCTGATCGACAGCCAGGCGATCTGCGAATTCCTCGACGATGCGGTGGAACGCAGCCCGCTGATCCCCGGCAACGCCATCCGCCGTGCGGAAATCCGCCGGCTGGTCGCGCTGTTCGACGGCAATTTCTACGAAGACGTCACCGGGCCGTTACTGGTCGAGAAGATGAAGAAGCGCATTGTCGCCAAGGCCCCGCCGGACTCGCGCACCCTGCGCGAGGTGATGCGGCTGGCGGCGCAGCACCTCGAATATATCGACTGGCTGGTGGACAGCCGCCGCTGGCTTGGTGGCAGCCGGATCAGCCTGGCCGACTTTGCCGCCGCCTCCCACATCTCGGTCGCCGATTACCTCGGCGGGATCGACTGGGACGGGCACGAGGAAGCGCTCGGCTGGTACCGCGTGATGAAGAGCCGGCCGAGCTTCCGCCCGCTCTTGGCCGAACGCATGGAAGGCATCCATCCGCCGGCGCATTACGCGCAGGTCGACTGA